The segment AGGAGGGATGGTGAGGCCAAAGGCGAGGAAGAGACAGCGACTTACTCAACTGCATCAATAGCAGAAGTGAGATGAGACTGAGGTCTTCTAAGAAGCAGCACATTTGATTAGATTAAATGGTTTTGAATTTCAAACTTGTGTTCGCTGAGTTGGAATAAACTATCAGAGAACCAGGGTGGTCACAGCACGTGTCTAAAGGGCAGCCAAAGGGGGCTGCAAGAGGTACTCATGGTGTGGAATCTAGCTCCAGAAATCTGTCACAATTTAAGGGAAATTCCTCAGGTTTGGTATGCTGAATTCTTGCATTTGTGTTAATAACAGATCTTAATATTAATCATAAAATTATAGAGATCTTAATATTGATCATAAGAAAGAGGAGGTAGtgaacgggggaaaaaaaataaagctactcAAAGTACAAGAACTGGCTGCTGGTGAAGGCCTTGCTGTCAGCtgtttatattatatatattttttttggggggaggtgtCAAAGCTGCCTAAtttgcagcagagaaaataCCTGGTAGCCCTGTGAATGTGGCTGAAAACTGAGGAGGTGGAGCTTGCTATATTTATGTAGCATTCTTGTTGTGCCCATACTGCCTGCCTTCAGTAGCTTCGTGCATGTGATGATGTTGGAATTTGAATTCAGCTTTTTTCTTGAATATCAGATTAGTTTCTCTCTTAAAGGTGGTGATTGTCCAAGACTAATGGGAATAAACTGAagcaaagcttatttttaatggCTAAAGGTAGCAGAACGCACTGAGTGTGCATATGGAGTAGATCTGTTGAGTAGGAAGGTGTGATCAGAGCGCAGTCGTTCAACAGGACAGAAATTTTTGTGAGCTCTAGAGAACTGTGACTGAGGGTTGAGTATATTTGGAGATCTGCTGTGAAATTTTAGTCTGTAAGTAAACTTCCATAGATAAGGGAACTGATGCAAAGACTCGATGTGGCTTGTGCAGTGGTAAGGTCCACAACACAGCGGTGCTGAGGGCTTTTTCGGGGCACCACCACCTTGTGCTCACGTTGCTGGAAGACGTTACTCATCTTTGAGGGTTTTGGCAGCCTGAACAAGGAAGACAGCAACAGTCTTTGGACTTGGAAACCTCCTTGCATGGGTTAAGTGAGCAGGGAACTCTGTAGGTTTAGAGGAGCAGCTTGTGACCTAAATGCTATAGAAGAATTAAATGACTCCCATCGGAAAGAAAATGGGGGCACCTGATTGCCTTAACTTGGGGATCGCTGTGAATCTTGTGGAAGCTGAGTGCAAGAGAAAGAGCTGGGAAAGTGAGGCATAACTTGAGTTAACATTTGTTGTCTTGTCCTGCTCCGTAGGTATTACAGAGGAACGCATGGGGTCATTGTTGTCTATGATGTAACCAGTGCAGAATCTTTTGTGAATGTAAAACGGTGGTTGCATGAAATTAATCAAAATTGTGATGATGTCTGCCGGATACTAGGTAAGTTATTGACCAGAGCTTTAGAGCATCTTATTTAGCAGGCTGACTTACTGAAGTACTGTactgacttttttcttcccttttctagTGGGGAATAAAAATGATGACCCGGAACGAAAAGTGGTAGAAACAGAAGATGCCTATAAATTTGCTGGGCAGATGGAGATCCAATTGTTTGAGACCAGCgccaaagaaaatattaatgtgGAAGAGGTAATATAATATGCAGAACAGAGTATGTATAGAACTATTTGGAGATAAtggtttgaggaaaaaataagaattacaTTATTCTTGCTGAGGAAGAAGGATACTTCATTGCAGATTGCATGTGAGAAGGTAAAATGACAAGAGGCTTCCAACCACCTTTGGTTGTGGTGAAGTGAGATAAAGGAGGCCTCATTGCATTTCCCTAGCTTTTCAGGGCTAACCCATCAGGCATGTTCTCAGGAAAGGCTCCTCGCTGAGCAGGATGCTTGTAGGAGGTAGAACTGCTCAGTCTTCACTACAGGCCTCAGCTGCCAAACTGACCTCTTTGGGAAAGGGGATTAAGGCATCACTGATTTAGCTTGGAAGCATCTTTGGAGGATGCCAGGTTTGAACTTGGCCCATAGTGGGTTGGGGAAGCGTACTGAACTGTTACTGAAATATCAAGAAGAGTGGATGCTGTTCTTTTAAAGCAGCTCCCTAATGGCTAGCCGTAGTTCTTTGGGTGGTCTGATCTCGCTTGTTTCTCTTGCAGATGTTTAATTGCATTACAGAGCTAGTTCTGcgagcaaagaaagaaaacttagcaaagcagcaacagcagcaacagaatGATGTGGTGAAGCTAACGAagaacagtaaaaggaagaagcGGTGCTGCTAATgccctttccctgctgcagagACTCTGCTCTGACAGATCAGCCCCTCCAGCTAGACTCGGGCAATTCCACTGGGGCAGGCTTTGGGAGGACTTTCTCAGTTTTGTGCCGttatttaaagattattttctctCCATGTTTTCTATCAAGAGGCGCTGGCACCTTACCACTTCAGTGCCAAGAAGGTATCGGATGGAATCTtgcccccctctcctcccctgctcaTTCCAGTGCGCCTTGTAGACAAGAAAGGACGTTGCCTACCAAGTGGACTAATTAACCCAAGAGTttgtatataatgtatattgCTTTAACCAGCCTCGCCTCCCTGTTGTCGCTTTGGCTTATGCCTTCTTAATGTCAACCAATCATGGACTGCAGAGTTCACCTTTTTAAAGAAGTAGTACAAAGTTCTTAATTCGAGTCGGCCCCAGGCTGGCAGGAACTGCTTCCAGGGGCCTCTGGCTTCATTTCTGTTGGGCTCCAGGCTGGCAACTGGTGCCCCTGGGGCCTGTGGCTTCACTTTGAGTTCCAGGCTTTTACTGGGGCTCAGGCTTTGTTTTTCTAGGTACCAGGATCGCAGGTGTTGCTGCTGGAGCCTGGGGTTTCACTTCACCAGCCCCTGGGCcggcagctggtgctgctgctggggcctTGAATTTCAGTTTGCCATGGTCCAGGTTTGTGGCTGCATCCTTGGGTTTCACCTTtttgtgctgcagcccagccgtACCTGTGCTCTCCTTCAGTTTGTATCaagatactgaaaaacaaaccaacctgCAGAAGTGGGATTTATTTggataaaactttttttttaaggcaaaattAAACTCCTTTGACCTCTGCTTTTGGTTCTGCCACAGTCCTAAGTGAGGGTCCATTTCATTTGAGAACAAAAACCTTGTGATTCTGCCAAAAAACACAATACCCCTTCTCCTCATTGCCCTGTCAACGAACGAGATCTGAACTTGAATGTGAATTTTGGTGGCAAAGCTGTTTTTGAGAAAAGGTATGAAAATAAATCCAGCTGTTCTAGATTGGTGTCTGAATATGGAAACTGCTGCAGGATCATTCCCAGGATTCTTCTAGTAGAAAGGAGGACCGCTGTTTAATgtgaggaaatggaaagcttgCTTGCTTGGGTTATGTGGTGGTGGAGAATCACCCCTGGAAACAAACTGGTCTTGCTGTGCTCAGTAATGTTTTCCTGGTCCTTGTTGGCTTCTCTGGGAAAACGAGGGCTCAGTTCATCGGCTTGGATAGGTATAGGTAAAGGTGGAGAGAGTATGTGTGTGTAACGAAGACATCAAATGTCTGGGCTGAATGTACATGCTCAGCACCTGAATAATTGCcgaaataataattaaacaaaatctttaaaatgactAAAAGGCATGGAGGATATGACTTCCTTTGAAGATGGACGTACTCAATTTGTCAGTGTGAGGCCCTATGGAATTGCTGGCCTTGGTTTGGTAGGATGTGATTCACCAATGCCCATGagccctcctctctcccttcctccgCCTTGCCCCAGGAGAGGCTAAAATTTAGTCACTTATTTTGCCTACATTCTTTTTTAGCTTTTACGGGTTGTGGTAAGAGTCCTAATCATACAATCACATCACAATCAATCACTTTAaggaccttttttttaaaaaaaaaatgaaaatgatgaatgTGTAACACGTTTTTAATCAGTTCAGGTGCTGGGAGTACATTTCCAGCTGCCTTCACCCATCTGTTTCCTTCACATATCTTTCATTGGTAACCCAAGAATAAGATTGAGCTGGGATGCTAGCGTGAGCTCTGGTATTTGTAAGACTTGAGCGGCTATGGAAAGTGGCAGCTTAAGTTGCACCAGGTGTCCATCCTGTCTGCTTTCTGATGTTGAATGTGGTGTATGCACAGGGAAGGAGCTCTGTCAGTCCTCAAAGCCTTCCTGTTGAAATGGAGCTGTCCTGTGACAGTTACCACTTCCAGATTAAAGGGCCCAGCTGCATTACTTTGGGACCCTTGTGGTAGCGAGTCTGCAGGTCTAGGAGGGAGCAACTTCGTACAGGcagaaaaagtacagaaaatgtCTGAATTTACTGGAATTGATGCAATAAAATGAGGAAATGGTGCACCCAAGCCTGGAGTGTTCTCTTATGTGGAAAGATTGGTCCTCTTTGAGTCCAGGTCTTTGTGGCCACAATTTGAACTCTGCCAAGCCAGGTGTCCAGCCTCCTGGCTtgaagtgggatttttttttctagtgctgGCTGTAGAGGAGCAGTTATATCTGCTCTTGCCACTGACTATTCAATTGGAAGGGGTGGGGACTGCATCTCTAGTGGTGTGCTGATGTGAAGTTTCCTAAATGTCGAGCAATGGAATGTCTAACTGGTTTGCTAGGattatttctgtaatgaaagtttctaattatgctttttaaataattttaaaaaactaaaaataaaggttaCAAGCTGCCAAATCTTTTTCGAGGCTCTGTTTCCTCTGCAGTCCAGCATCTGGAGGTGGAGGGTGGCAAGCCAGGGATGAGCCTTCTGCTGTGCGTGGAGGGTTTTTCTTTCTGGCAGGGGGTAttggcaaaacaaaaattcatgCTTTCAAATCCTTGGTTGCTATTGTAGTTTTAAATGTGAATCAAAGTGTAGATTGGAACTGTTACCCTTATTTCTGTGTGAGAGGTGCTAAATGATTTTGCTAGAATCTTTGTTCTACAGAAAGTGTTGAGAGAGCTTGAAAGCATTTCATCCAAGGCAGCAGGGGTCAGACCCCATGTGTAAAAAGCATCTGGAGTCTCTCCTTGCTTTCACAGGGGTTTCTGAACATTTGTGTTTCTGTACAGGAGCTATGCAACTATCACCATGTGCTTGCTGCCAGTTTATCGCTCCCTGCGCTTGGCACAGAAGCAGGCTACTGAAGGCAGGTCCTTGCTTCTCGAGAAGCATGATGAAAATTTGCTGTGGAAAGATGCCTCTTCTGCCTGCACTGTCCTGCTGCGACCGTGCAGACAGGGGAATCCTCAGAACACAGATGGTCAAACCCCAACTGGGGCAAGCTGGGTGCGTTTCATTGTCGCTTGTGTTTTGTCTGAACCCGTTAAGTTTGAATATCCCTCCAGATAAAGGCCAGTGATACAAATGGCTGGATGGTGGTGAAGACTTTGAGCTTGCCTTTCTATTTTCCTGTGCAGCAGCAGATGTGCTTCAAATGTTCTTTCTCCAGGACCGTTCTCTTCTGAACGTGTGCACGTTCTTTATGTGGGTGAATTTCTTTGGGTGATGAGGTACTAAGGCTGCTGCTAGGTGTTAAGATGATGGTTCAAGAAGTGACT is part of the Anser cygnoides isolate HZ-2024a breed goose chromosome 17, Taihu_goose_T2T_genome, whole genome shotgun sequence genome and harbors:
- the RAB35 gene encoding ras-related protein Rab-35 produces the protein MARDYDHLFKLLIIGDSGVGKSSLLLRFADNTFSGSYITTIGVDFKIRTVEINGEKVKLQIWDTAGQERFRTITSTYYRGTHGVIVVYDVTSAESFVNVKRWLHEINQNCDDVCRILVGNKNDDPERKVVETEDAYKFAGQMEIQLFETSAKENINVEEMFNCITELVLRAKKENLAKQQQQQQNDVVKLTKNSKRKKRCC